One Anastrepha obliqua isolate idAnaObli1 chromosome 6, idAnaObli1_1.0, whole genome shotgun sequence DNA window includes the following coding sequences:
- the LOC129250341 gene encoding uncharacterized protein LOC129250341, with product MNELDIHSKTKRTSKEQLDCYLAFVRSHPEIKLHKNDPTCPKRIEELWKEIAEQLNALKGPKRTAAKWKDSLNHWKNQIRSRARKSKADRLVTGGGPRLQEELTERENLALETLGSVVVDGMPDIPNIGAESEIVITNDPVTPSVESTDESLNSPRPSRRRKTNSDDLIKQMIKSLNERNEEEKQFRERSLNCMEQFCNSMNNVANAILALSQAVVNKDNNNT from the exons ATGAACGAGCTGG atatacattCTAAAACCAAGCGGACAAGCAAGGAGCAATTAGATTGCTATCTTGCTTTTGTTAGGAGCCATCCAGAAATCAAGCTCCACAAAAATGATCCTACGTGCCCAAAAAGGATTGAGGAGCTGTGGAAGGAGATCGCGGAGCAGCTTAACGCTCTTAAAGGCCCAAAACGAACAGCGGCTAAATGGAAAGAT tCGCTAAACCATTGGAAAAATCAAATCAGAAGCAGAGCTAGGAAGTCAAAGGCTGATCGACTAGTGACAGGTGGAGGTCCCCGGTTGCAAGAGGAGTTGACAGAGAGGGAGAATCTCGCTTTGGAAACGCTCGGGTCAGTCGTGGTCGACGGAATGCCAGATATTCCAAATATTGGGGCCGAG agcGAAATAGTAATTACTAACGACCCCGTGACTCCTTCTGTGGAATCAACCGACGAGTCACTTAACAGTCCACGACCTTCACGTCGCCGCAAAACCAATTCGGATGACTTGATCAAACAAATGATTAAATCCTTGAACGAAAGGAACGAGGAAGAAAAACAATTTAGAGAGCGAAGTCTTAACTGCATGGAACAGTTTTGTAACTCCATGAACAACGTGGCCAATGCTATTCTAGCTTTATCGCAAGCCGTTGTAAATAAAGAcaataataatacataa